In a genomic window of Syntrophales bacterium:
- a CDS encoding arsenic resistance protein, translating into MRKYLEKVQDFRFLPLFVIMSMAAGITIGKVYGISNFALTPPIDAIKAIFSGTYSFTLANSLALGVVIGLFLMMYPAMTNVKFEDLGKAATSPKQLLLVLFFNYLVAPFFMLLLAKIFLSGYPDLYVGLVLYGLAPCIAMVIVFTFLSQGNNALAIVLVAINSICQMLLIPVYAKLLLGEVSFDVFVVGESVLLYLGVPLAAGFLTRRIAVKKMGEEGFKHFKTYLDSLSIIGLLFTLIVMFALKGDLILENPMLIVHMAVPMTLFFWIMFAVVYLVGWKMGLNYEDSVAVAFNSTGRDFEIAIAIAITAFNPVVALATVIGPLIEVPVMLVLVWAARRSREALFAGKPVRAEAVPERVRSSHPSKQKKSK; encoded by the coding sequence CCCTGACGCCTCCCATCGACGCCATCAAGGCGATCTTCTCGGGAACGTATTCGTTCACCTTGGCCAACAGCCTGGCGCTGGGCGTGGTGATCGGCCTGTTCCTGATGATGTATCCGGCCATGACGAACGTCAAGTTCGAGGACCTGGGCAAGGCGGCCACTTCCCCGAAGCAGCTGCTCCTGGTGCTGTTCTTTAATTACCTGGTGGCGCCCTTCTTCATGCTCCTCCTGGCGAAGATCTTTCTCTCCGGCTATCCGGATCTTTACGTCGGCCTCGTCCTGTACGGGCTGGCGCCATGCATCGCTATGGTCATCGTCTTCACCTTCCTGTCCCAGGGCAACAATGCCCTCGCCATCGTGCTCGTGGCCATCAACTCGATCTGCCAGATGCTCCTGATCCCCGTGTACGCGAAGCTGCTCCTCGGGGAGGTGTCCTTCGATGTCTTTGTCGTCGGGGAGAGCGTCCTTCTCTATCTCGGCGTTCCCCTCGCCGCAGGCTTCCTGACCCGGCGGATCGCCGTGAAGAAAATGGGGGAAGAGGGATTCAAGCATTTCAAGACCTACCTGGATTCGCTCTCGATTATCGGCCTCCTCTTCACCCTGATCGTCATGTTCGCCCTCAAGGGGGACCTGATCCTGGAAAATCCGATGCTGATCGTCCACATGGCCGTTCCCATGACGCTGTTTTTCTGGATCATGTTTGCCGTGGTCTACCTGGTGGGCTGGAAGATGGGCCTGAATTACGAGGATTCCGTCGCCGTGGCCTTCAACTCCACGGGCCGGGACTTCGAGATCGCCATTGCCATTGCCATCACGGCGTTCAACCCGGTTGTCGCCCTGGCTACGGTCATCGGGCCGCTCATCGAGGTCCCCGTGATGCTGGTCCTGGTCTGGGCGGCGCGGCGTTCCAGGGAAGCACTGTTTGCCGGGAAGCCGGTCAGGGCGGAGGCCGTTCCGGAGAGGGTGCGCAGCTCTCACCCGAGCAAGCAAAAGAAGAGTAAATAG
- a CDS encoding thioredoxin family protein, with protein MYRKVWLWIGAALLVLAIHAPAGADTMTIPVKGMVTMVDLGAATCIPCKMMAPILDRLEKRYRGKAAIVFVDLRYHRDASQHFGVKAIPTQIFYDRNGKEVARHLGFMSEEAIVAQLKAMGVQ; from the coding sequence ATGTATCGAAAGGTGTGGCTCTGGATAGGAGCGGCTCTTCTTGTCCTGGCCATCCATGCTCCTGCCGGGGCCGACACGATGACGATCCCCGTGAAGGGGATGGTTACGATGGTGGACCTGGGGGCCGCCACCTGCATTCCCTGCAAGATGATGGCCCCGATCCTCGACCGCCTGGAGAAGCGCTACCGGGGAAAGGCGGCCATTGTGTTCGTCGATCTACGCTACCACCGGGACGCCTCGCAGCATTTCGGCGTCAAGGCGATTCCGACACAGATCTTCTACGACCGGAATGGCAAGGAGGTTGCAAGGCATCTCGGTTTCATGAGCGAGGAGGCGATTGTGGCCCAGCTCAAGGCCATGGGCGTGCAGTGA
- a CDS encoding cytochrome c biogenesis protein CcdA, with the protein MALESVFLTINEWMTGAPAWAALGAFFWGMVSVLFSPCHLASIPLIVAYVGGQEKLLQPREAAGYAVVFTAGLFITIALIGAACAFLGRMLGDVGSFWQIPVGLILIWVALGMMGVESCSSSSGLLHRLRLRGMGGAFLLGLAYGVLSGACTFGFIAPILALIAIQKEIAAGLTMIVLFALGHCLPIVLAGSSSAFVRRVVENQDWQGAGAWFRRGAGAFIAVLGVYFIGNPFWGG; encoded by the coding sequence ATGGCCTTGGAATCCGTCTTCCTGACCATCAATGAATGGATGACGGGCGCCCCCGCATGGGCGGCACTGGGCGCCTTCTTCTGGGGCATGGTCAGTGTCCTCTTCAGCCCATGCCATCTCGCCTCCATCCCCCTGATCGTGGCTTACGTGGGCGGCCAGGAAAAGCTCCTCCAGCCCCGCGAGGCCGCCGGTTACGCGGTCGTTTTCACGGCAGGTCTCTTCATCACCATCGCCCTGATCGGTGCAGCCTGTGCCTTCCTGGGACGGATGCTTGGGGATGTCGGGAGTTTCTGGCAGATCCCCGTGGGGCTGATCCTCATCTGGGTGGCCCTCGGCATGATGGGAGTCGAGTCCTGTTCCTCGTCGAGCGGCCTCCTCCATCGCCTGCGCCTGCGCGGCATGGGCGGGGCGTTTCTCCTGGGCCTTGCCTACGGTGTCCTATCGGGCGCCTGCACGTTCGGCTTCATTGCCCCTATTCTGGCCCTGATCGCCATCCAGAAGGAGATCGCGGCCGGCCTGACGATGATTGTCCTGTTCGCACTCGGCCACTGCCTGCCCATTGTCCTGGCGGGAAGCTCCAGCGCCTTTGTCCGGAGGGTGGTGGAAAACCAGGACTGGCAGGGGGCGGGCGCCTGGTTCCGCAGGGGGGCCGGGGCTTTCATCGCTGTCCTGGGGGTTTACTTCATCGGTAACCCGTTCTGGGGGGGATAG
- a CDS encoding sigma 54-interacting transcriptional regulator has protein sequence MADLHFSQEFTESLMNAVSDGVTAIDRDLRIIYQNAIIRRQYGSRIGEKCFAAYRGRVEPCEDCLILDVLKDGKPRTGVRDIRLPDGNVLIVEFKSLPLSDADGNIVGAVEAVRDVTQHVRLADEFSALRREMVRRAQFENIVTQSKKMKAVFRLIERVAATSSSVMIYGESGTGKELVARAIFANSNRRDKPFVSLNCGAIPENLLESELFGHIKGAFTGAVRDHVGLIETADQGTLFLDEVAELRAPLQAKLLRFLQEGETRRVGENRVRKYNVRIIAATNRNLEQAVRDGAFREDLFFRLNVIPVSLPPLRERPEDVPLLASHFLLRLCDEHGRRINAIAPQALRALLEYPWPGNVRELENAMEYAIHLTEDGEPIRVAQLPKKIAGSTETADDVLLPLSLEGYTKHMILSLQAAHTEEEIAATLGISRKNLWEKRKRLGVPRPTPNR, from the coding sequence ATGGCGGATCTTCATTTCTCCCAGGAATTCACCGAGTCGCTGATGAATGCCGTCAGCGACGGCGTGACGGCCATCGACCGGGATCTGCGCATCATCTACCAGAATGCAATCATCCGTCGTCAATACGGATCCCGTATCGGCGAAAAATGCTTCGCCGCCTACCGCGGCCGCGTCGAGCCGTGCGAAGACTGCCTCATCCTCGACGTGCTGAAGGACGGCAAGCCGCGCACCGGAGTGCGCGACATCCGGCTGCCGGACGGAAACGTCCTGATTGTTGAATTCAAGTCGCTTCCGCTGTCCGATGCGGACGGGAACATCGTCGGCGCGGTGGAGGCGGTCAGGGACGTCACGCAGCACGTGCGTCTTGCGGACGAGTTCAGCGCGCTGCGGCGGGAGATGGTGCGCAGGGCGCAGTTCGAGAACATCGTCACCCAGTCCAAAAAGATGAAGGCCGTTTTCCGGCTGATCGAGCGGGTGGCGGCAACGTCCAGCTCCGTCATGATCTATGGAGAGTCCGGGACCGGAAAGGAGCTGGTCGCGCGGGCGATCTTCGCCAATTCCAACCGCCGGGACAAGCCCTTCGTATCCCTGAACTGCGGCGCCATTCCCGAGAACCTCCTGGAGTCCGAGCTGTTCGGCCACATAAAGGGAGCCTTCACGGGCGCGGTCCGGGATCATGTCGGACTGATCGAGACGGCGGACCAGGGAACGCTGTTTCTCGACGAGGTTGCGGAATTGCGCGCTCCCCTGCAGGCAAAGCTCCTGCGGTTCCTGCAGGAGGGGGAAACGCGGCGCGTGGGAGAAAACCGGGTCCGGAAATACAATGTGCGCATCATTGCGGCGACCAACCGCAACCTGGAGCAGGCGGTCCGCGACGGTGCTTTCCGGGAGGACCTCTTTTTCCGGCTGAACGTGATCCCCGTCTCCCTTCCCCCTTTACGGGAGCGCCCGGAAGACGTCCCCCTGCTTGCCAGTCACTTTCTGCTGCGTCTCTGCGACGAGCACGGGCGCCGGATTAACGCCATCGCGCCGCAGGCGCTCAGGGCGCTGCTGGAATATCCATGGCCCGGGAACGTGCGGGAGTTGGAGAACGCCATGGAATATGCCATCCACCTTACGGAAGACGGCGAGCCGATCCGGGTTGCCCAGCTCCCGAAGAAGATCGCCGGAAGTACGGAGACGGCGGATGACGTCCTGTTGCCCCTGTCGCTGGAAGGCTATACCAAGCACATGATCCTGTCCCTCCAGGCCGCTCACACTGAGGAGGAGATCGCCGCCACACTGGGAATCAGCCGCAAGAATCTGTGGGAAAAGCGAAAACGTCTGGGCGTCCCCCGCCCCACCCCTAACCGCTGA
- the hgcB gene encoding mercury methylation ferredoxin HgcB has protein sequence MSMIYLKNVVTLEVDREKCTGCGVCLEVCPHEVLELREKRVRIRNRDACMECGACSRNCPAGAVSVEAGVGCAAAVINGLLYRQSASCGCSVDPKNASAGKVKGTCCS, from the coding sequence ATGAGTATGATCTACCTGAAAAACGTGGTGACGCTGGAAGTCGATCGGGAAAAGTGCACGGGCTGCGGCGTGTGCCTGGAGGTTTGCCCGCACGAGGTCCTTGAACTCCGCGAAAAGCGCGTCCGCATCCGGAATCGCGATGCCTGCATGGAGTGCGGCGCCTGCAGCCGGAATTGCCCCGCCGGCGCCGTGTCCGTCGAGGCGGGCGTCGGATGCGCCGCCGCCGTGATCAACGGTCTGTTGTACCGGCAAAGCGCTTCCTGCGGCTGCAGCGTCGATCCGAAGAACGCGTCCGCGGGAAAGGTCAAGGGAACCTGCTGCAGTTGA
- a CDS encoding sigma-70 family RNA polymerase sigma factor, whose translation MKGNGHYEEESLNVVTRDPLDFRKIHDSLRPKILRYLSRMVGREEAEDLAQEVFEKVGKGMQEFRGDASVSTWIYKIATNTALDHLRAHAKPAVTEDISREYDPVSIGEIRNAPAGGIDESTEGQVIRYEMNACIREIIDRLPADYRAVILLSDLEGYQDKEIAEILGLSLRNAKVRLHRARARLREALSNGCTLYWNEKNEFACDRKELTSILPSIA comes from the coding sequence GTGAAGGGTAACGGCCATTATGAAGAGGAATCGCTCAACGTGGTGACTCGCGACCCTCTGGACTTTCGGAAGATTCATGATTCCTTGCGCCCGAAAATCCTGCGATACCTGTCCAGGATGGTCGGTCGGGAAGAGGCGGAAGACCTGGCCCAGGAGGTTTTTGAAAAGGTCGGCAAAGGAATGCAGGAATTCCGGGGTGACGCCAGCGTGTCCACGTGGATATACAAAATCGCCACGAACACAGCCCTGGACCATCTCCGTGCTCACGCGAAACCGGCTGTGACGGAAGACATTTCAAGGGAGTATGATCCCGTCAGCATCGGGGAGATTCGGAATGCCCCGGCTGGCGGGATCGATGAATCAACGGAAGGGCAGGTCATCCGGTACGAGATGAATGCGTGCATCCGGGAGATCATCGACCGGCTGCCCGCCGACTACCGGGCAGTCATCCTGTTGAGTGATCTGGAGGGATACCAGGATAAGGAAATCGCTGAAATTTTGGGGCTAAGTCTCCGCAACGCGAAAGTGCGCCTTCACAGGGCACGAGCCCGGCTGCGGGAAGCCCTGTCGAATGGATGCACCCTCTACTGGAATGAAAAGAATGAATTTGCCTGTGACCGGAAGGAATTGACCTCTATTCTCCCCTCGATTGCCTGA
- the hgcA gene encoding mercury methylation corrinoid protein HgcA, giving the protein MKIPGADSSSQFAFLPMASPQACALADTDVPVQAPPSLDQSFVIGNVDAPVGKIPQVSSLLIWRDRWGSFKARWGVGRMDYAIDPGLYALGSPDEGSPVLVTANYKMSFDRLREALPGRNLWILVLDTDGINVWCAAGKGTFGTGELIRRIKASGLADCVRHRDLILPQLGAPGVSAHLVRKLSGFKVHYGPILARDIPAYLDAGMKATPGMRQKTFPLLERSVLIPIELVAAMKPAVAIIPVLLLISALGGNGSFLQNMLHDGIFSLTAFLLAIVSGAILSPILLPYLPGRAFATKGFSVGLSTAILLLYAWGLDLDSWRDILLGGAWLLMIPAFSAFLAMNFTGASTYTSLSGVRREMRWALPMEIGAGVSGFAVLLISRWF; this is encoded by the coding sequence ATGAAGATTCCCGGGGCCGATTCATCGAGCCAGTTCGCTTTTCTTCCCATGGCGTCACCACAGGCCTGCGCCCTGGCGGATACGGATGTCCCTGTACAGGCGCCCCCCTCTCTTGATCAATCCTTTGTGATCGGGAACGTTGACGCTCCCGTGGGAAAGATTCCCCAAGTCTCTTCGCTCCTCATATGGCGCGACCGCTGGGGCTCGTTCAAGGCACGCTGGGGCGTGGGCAGGATGGACTATGCCATCGATCCGGGCCTGTATGCGCTCGGATCGCCAGACGAGGGATCTCCCGTACTCGTCACGGCCAACTACAAGATGAGCTTCGACCGCCTGCGGGAGGCCCTGCCGGGACGGAACCTCTGGATCCTCGTCCTTGACACGGACGGCATCAACGTCTGGTGCGCCGCCGGCAAGGGCACCTTCGGAACGGGGGAACTGATCCGACGCATCAAGGCGAGCGGCCTGGCCGATTGCGTGAGGCACCGCGATCTGATCCTGCCTCAACTGGGCGCCCCGGGCGTCTCCGCCCACCTGGTCCGGAAGCTGTCCGGGTTCAAAGTCCACTACGGCCCGATTCTCGCCCGGGACATTCCCGCCTATCTCGACGCCGGCATGAAAGCAACGCCCGGGATGCGGCAAAAAACGTTCCCGCTTCTGGAGCGCTCCGTACTCATTCCCATCGAACTGGTCGCGGCGATGAAGCCCGCGGTCGCGATCATCCCCGTCCTGCTGTTGATCAGCGCACTCGGCGGGAACGGGTCTTTCCTGCAGAACATGCTTCACGACGGAATCTTTTCGCTGACGGCCTTCCTGCTGGCGATTGTTTCCGGCGCAATCCTGAGCCCGATTCTTCTGCCCTATCTCCCCGGGCGCGCCTTTGCGACGAAGGGATTTTCCGTCGGTCTCTCAACAGCGATCCTCCTTCTTTATGCATGGGGATTGGACCTGGATAGTTGGCGGGACATCCTGCTCGGGGGGGCCTGGCTGCTCATGATCCCGGCATTTTCGGCCTTCCTGGCGATGAACTTCACCGGGGCATCCACCTACACGTCTCTCTCCGGGGTGAGGCGAGAAATGCGATGGGCCTTGCCGATGGAAATCGGCGCCGGCGTTTCCGGCTTTGCCGTTCTGCTGATTTCACGCTGGTTCTGA
- a CDS encoding HgcAB-associated protein: MAKAKTNANTACCASEDRESSCCQIESLISVDERGQMVLPKDIRDRANIKAGDKLALISFQKGGEICCLTLLKADNLADQVKGFLGPVMRDVVS, translated from the coding sequence ATGGCCAAGGCCAAGACGAATGCGAATACGGCCTGTTGCGCTTCCGAAGACAGGGAATCGAGCTGCTGCCAGATCGAATCGCTCATCAGCGTCGATGAGCGTGGCCAGATGGTTCTCCCGAAAGACATCCGCGACAGGGCAAACATCAAGGCCGGCGACAAGCTCGCCCTGATCAGCTTCCAGAAGGGCGGCGAGATCTGCTGCCTGACGCTGCTCAAGGCCGACAATCTGGCCGACCAGGTAAAGGGCTTCCTCGGCCCGGTGATGCGTGATGTCGTCTCCTGA
- a CDS encoding carboxymuconolactone decarboxylase family protein, giving the protein MKLDEQTKKLIAVGASVACNCHPCLEYHLEKAQSMGLDSGLVEEAIETGRAVRKGAASSMDRLAAHLTDRNDAPVKVACSGTGCCG; this is encoded by the coding sequence ATGAAACTGGATGAACAAACGAAAAAGCTGATCGCAGTGGGCGCTTCCGTGGCGTGCAATTGCCATCCCTGCCTGGAGTACCATCTCGAGAAGGCGCAATCCATGGGGCTCGACTCCGGGCTGGTGGAAGAGGCCATCGAGACGGGAAGAGCCGTCAGGAAAGGAGCCGCGTCGAGCATGGACCGCCTTGCCGCTCATTTGACGGACCGCAATGATGCACCCGTGAAGGTTGCCTGTTCGGGAACCGGGTGCTGCGGCTGA
- a CDS encoding arsenate reductase ArsC: MKKVLFICTHNASRSQMAEGFLRALKGDRYEAFSAGTEPRGVNPYAIRAMAEAGIDLQGHRSRNVDEFRDMTFDEVITVCDSARESCPVFPGGGHKRHQSFPDPSRFKGTEEEILAGFRTVRDGIRDWILAEF; the protein is encoded by the coding sequence ATGAAAAAAGTCCTGTTCATCTGCACACACAATGCATCGCGATCCCAAATGGCGGAGGGGTTCCTCCGGGCCTTGAAGGGAGATCGTTATGAGGCCTTCAGCGCGGGAACGGAGCCCAGGGGGGTGAACCCCTATGCCATCCGGGCCATGGCGGAGGCCGGGATTGATCTGCAGGGTCATCGTTCCAGGAACGTGGACGAATTCCGGGACATGACCTTTGACGAGGTGATCACGGTATGCGATTCCGCCCGCGAATCCTGCCCGGTGTTTCCAGGTGGCGGCCACAAGAGGCACCAGAGTTTCCCGGACCCGTCCCGCTTCAAAGGGACGGAAGAGGAGATCCTGGCGGGTTTCCGTACTGTGAGGGACGGGATCCGGGACTGGATACTCGCTGAATTCTGA
- a CDS encoding NAD(P)-binding domain-containing protein, with translation MKRQHGSFGFIGGGRIVRIILEGLERKDRMPERVIVSDAGEEILRALKARFPGIETAGADPKQPAKADLVFIALHPPAIMGILGDIRPMIGENSIVVSLAPKLTIAQLSNGLGGFARIVRMIPNAPSIVNKGFNPVAFASAFDEDEKKGLRKTFETLGDCPEVEEGTLEAYAILSAMGPTYLWFQLQELREIGESFGLSPKQASRALNKMVKGAAKTLFDSGLSSAEVMNLVPVKPLADDEEAIRSAYRTKLTGLYAKLKP, from the coding sequence ATGAAACGTCAGCACGGGTCGTTCGGTTTCATCGGTGGCGGGCGAATCGTCCGGATTATTCTGGAAGGACTGGAGCGGAAAGACAGGATGCCGGAGAGGGTCATTGTCAGCGATGCCGGCGAAGAGATTCTCCGGGCCCTGAAGGCCCGCTTTCCCGGGATCGAAACGGCCGGGGCGGACCCGAAGCAGCCTGCGAAGGCGGACCTTGTCTTTATCGCCCTTCATCCGCCGGCAATCATGGGCATCCTGGGAGACATCCGACCGATGATCGGTGAAAATTCGATCGTGGTCTCCCTGGCGCCGAAGCTGACCATCGCCCAGCTCTCGAATGGTCTCGGAGGGTTCGCCCGGATTGTCCGGATGATCCCCAATGCCCCGTCGATCGTCAACAAGGGGTTCAATCCCGTCGCATTTGCATCCGCTTTCGATGAAGACGAAAAGAAAGGCCTGAGGAAAACCTTCGAGACTCTGGGCGACTGCCCCGAGGTGGAGGAGGGGACCCTGGAGGCCTATGCCATCCTGTCGGCCATGGGTCCCACATATCTGTGGTTCCAGTTGCAGGAGCTCCGGGAAATCGGCGAATCCTTCGGCCTGTCTCCCAAGCAGGCCTCCCGGGCCCTGAACAAGATGGTGAAGGGGGCCGCGAAGACCCTTTTCGACTCGGGACTTTCATCCGCGGAAGTCATGAATCTCGTCCCGGTGAAGCCTCTTGCGGACGATGAGGAGGCGATTCGCTCGGCCTACCGGACAAAACTGACGGGACTGTACGCGAAACTCAAGCCTTGA
- a CDS encoding isoprenylcysteine carboxylmethyltransferase family protein — translation MISPRMPWWKGTRGEWYVVGQAALFLLVAFGPRNGWAPPAWPHPYVQVGLFLGGLLMLAGFLLVVTGAMMLGRNIAAVPCPKEGAPLIVSGPYSFVRHPMYGGAIIMAFGWAFFSQGCLTFLYALILFAFLDLKARREERWLKDAFCGYAEYRKRVKKLIPYVY, via the coding sequence ATGATTTCTCCCCGTATGCCCTGGTGGAAAGGCACCCGCGGTGAATGGTATGTCGTCGGGCAGGCCGCCCTGTTCCTGCTGGTCGCGTTCGGCCCGAGAAACGGATGGGCGCCGCCGGCCTGGCCGCATCCGTATGTGCAGGTTGGGCTCTTCCTGGGCGGCCTTCTGATGCTGGCCGGGTTCCTCCTGGTCGTGACCGGCGCAATGATGCTGGGAAGAAACATTGCGGCCGTGCCATGCCCCAAGGAGGGTGCGCCGCTGATTGTCAGCGGACCCTATTCCTTCGTGCGCCATCCCATGTACGGAGGCGCGATCATCATGGCCTTTGGGTGGGCCTTCTTCAGCCAGGGCTGCCTCACGTTTCTTTATGCCTTGATTCTGTTTGCGTTTCTGGACCTCAAAGCGCGTCGGGAAGAGCGGTGGCTTAAGGATGCCTTTTGCGGCTACGCGGAATATCGGAAGCGCGTCAAGAAGTTGATTCCCTATGTGTATTGA
- a CDS encoding universal stress protein, with the protein MFERILFPVDFSRHAERVVHRIPDLESAGLQTAVFLHVIDPVKAARWTDVNERALERYIADANTQLEKLTEPIEKRTGARLIRYVIVGVSDQVIINTAKDMGASLIVMGAHGRSYIRGALLGSVTHKVLRRTRTPLLIARFQDPEARVEEDPDYLPRHPCARILYPTDFSDNSLHAFRRIQHCRVGDAKEVIVLHVQDRRFLMPYLKHKMEEFDRIDVDRLSELKRQLEFLGFTVRTVLKTGIPAAEINLLAEEENATMIVLASHGKSNIRDALLGSVADAVTQRHVRSVLVIPREPEP; encoded by the coding sequence GTGTTTGAAAGAATTCTGTTTCCTGTTGATTTCTCTCGCCATGCGGAGAGGGTCGTTCACCGGATTCCGGACCTGGAAAGTGCGGGCCTTCAGACGGCTGTCTTCCTCCACGTGATCGATCCGGTGAAGGCCGCTCGGTGGACCGATGTGAATGAGCGCGCACTCGAGCGCTACATCGCGGACGCAAATACCCAGCTGGAGAAACTGACGGAGCCGATTGAAAAGAGAACCGGCGCTCGCCTGATCCGCTACGTCATCGTCGGAGTCTCCGATCAGGTCATCATCAATACGGCCAAAGACATGGGGGCCTCACTCATCGTCATGGGTGCCCACGGCAGGAGCTACATACGGGGAGCGCTTCTGGGAAGCGTGACGCACAAGGTCCTGCGGCGTACCCGGACGCCGCTCCTGATCGCTCGCTTTCAAGACCCGGAGGCCAGGGTCGAGGAGGACCCTGATTATCTGCCCCGGCATCCCTGCGCAAGAATCCTCTATCCGACGGATTTCTCGGACAATTCGCTTCATGCGTTCCGCCGGATCCAGCACTGCCGCGTCGGGGACGCGAAGGAAGTCATCGTTCTGCACGTTCAGGACCGGCGCTTCCTAATGCCGTATCTCAAGCACAAGATGGAGGAGTTCGACCGCATCGACGTGGACAGGCTTTCGGAATTGAAACGCCAGCTCGAATTCCTGGGGTTTACCGTCCGCACGGTCCTGAAGACGGGGATCCCGGCTGCGGAGATCAATCTTCTGGCTGAGGAAGAAAACGCCACGATGATCGTCCTGGCCTCCCACGGGAAGAGCAACATTCGGGATGCACTGCTGGGAAGCGTCGCCGATGCCGTAACCCAGCGCCATGTCCGCTCTGTCCTGGTCATCCCCAGGGAGCCGGAACCATAA
- a CDS encoding putative zinc-binding protein, protein MADDCCSRESNRMIIWCAGASNVGQMTHQLAVELAGEGQGRLFCLAGIAAHRSGFVRSAKDAEDMLVLDGCPVACAAKILEHVEAPVMNHFVVTEMGVEKAFGEALKREDIDRVKAWIRNALTS, encoded by the coding sequence ATGGCTGATGACTGCTGCAGCAGGGAAAGCAACCGCATGATCATCTGGTGCGCCGGGGCTTCGAATGTGGGCCAGATGACGCATCAACTGGCCGTGGAGCTGGCAGGGGAAGGGCAGGGGCGCCTGTTCTGCCTGGCTGGCATCGCGGCCCACAGGAGCGGCTTCGTACGGTCGGCGAAGGATGCCGAAGACATGCTGGTCCTGGACGGATGCCCCGTCGCCTGTGCCGCGAAGATCCTGGAACACGTCGAGGCGCCCGTCATGAACCACTTCGTCGTTACAGAGATGGGCGTCGAGAAAGCCTTTGGCGAGGCCCTGAAGCGGGAGGACATCGATCGGGTCAAGGCATGGATACGAAATGCCCTGACGTCATAA